Proteins from one Hyperolius riggenbachi isolate aHypRig1 chromosome 2, aHypRig1.pri, whole genome shotgun sequence genomic window:
- the LOC137547415 gene encoding E3 ubiquitin-protein ligase TRIM11-like, translating into MASADLSEELECPVCLAIYTDPVTLRCGHNFCRVCIDRVLDSQEGSAGYSCPECREKYKERPGLQTNIALRNIAERFLTTQPDQEASGVHCTYCVDSPVPAVMSCLHCDASLCDKHLRVHSKAPEHVLCAPTTSPETRRCSVHKKILEYYCTEDAACVCVSCYVVGGHVGHKMMSLDEAFKEKKKKLRNDLQTLMTEQVEDAKRVQSLVESRRKAQEKADGATERVTVLFRDLRRQLEDLEKRVLSDITRRVQGYDDIIRQLEIKKEELSRKMRHIEELCNITDPLTVLQESDTGDSCNTEDRHDKQLHDGGDLDVAGISHTFLTGLADIMSGVTTESFVQPADILLDVKTAGDSLHISDDRKTASYSPGQKLPQTPERFQYSPHVMSIQSFSSGRHYWEVNVGTSDVWSVGMCYPSIARRGDQAAIGDNNKSWCLCRDEDYYSVRHDRKEIQLHDGIPSNRLRIYLDYEAGQISFYALCDPIRHLHTFTATFVEPLHALLYVFYMDNRITISGGARGRKRSAHW; encoded by the coding sequence ATGGCGTCTGCTGATCTGAGCGAGGAGCTGGAGTGTCCCGTCTGTCTGGCTatttatacagatcctgtaaccctgagatgtggtcacaacttctgccgggTCTGTATTGATCGTGTGCTGGACTCACAGGAGGGCTCTGCAGGTTATTCATGTCCTGAATGtagagagaagtacaaggagCGGCCCGGACTGCAGACAAACATTGCTCTGAGGAACATAGCAGAGCGTTTCCTGACTACTCAGCCAGATCAGGAGGCATCCGGAGTCCACTGTACTTACTGTGTGGACTCTCCTGTACCTGCTGTTATGTCCTGTCTGCACTGTGACGCTTCTCTGTGTGATAAAcacctgagagtccacagcaagGCACCAGAACACGTCTTATGTGCCCCCACCACCTCCCCGGAGACCAGGAGATGCTCCGTCCATAAGAAGatcctggagtattactgcactgaggacgctgcctgtgtctgtgtgtcctgctATGTGGTCGGGGGACATGTTGGCCATaagatgatgtcactggatgaGGCCtttaaggagaagaagaagaagctgagaAATGATCTGCAGACACTGATGACAGAGCAAGTGGAGGATGCgaaaagagtccagagtctggTGGAAAGCAGGAGAAAGGCACAAGAGAAAGCAGATGGTGCAACAGAACGAGTCACTGTcctgtttagagacctcaggagacAGCTGGAAGACCTGGAGAAGAGAGTCCTGAGTGACATCACAAGGCGGGTACAAGGCTATGATGACATCATCAGGCAGCTGGAGATAAAGAaggaggagctgtccaggaagatgcgtcacattgaggagctgtgtaacatcactgacccactgactgtcttacaggaatcagacacaggtgactCGTGTAACACGGAGGACAGACATGATAagcagctccatgatggaggggatctggatgtggccggcatctcacacacatttctcacaggactggctgatatcatgtctggGGTAACTACGGAGAGCTTTGTACAGCctgcagacatattactggatgtaaaGACAGCTGGTGATAGTCTACATATATCAGATGACAGGAAAACTGCTTCCTACTCACCAGGACAGAAACTGCCACAAACACCAGAGAGATTTCAGTATTCTCCTCATGTGATGAGCATCCAGAGCTTCTCCTCAGGgagacattactgggaagtgaaTGTTGGGACATCAGATGTATGGAGTGtcgggatgtgttaccccagtatagccaggagagGAGATCAGGCAGCGATTGGAGACAATAACAAGTCTTGGTGTTTGTGCAGAGATGAAGATTATTACTCAGTCAGACATGACAGGAAAGAGATCCAGTTACATGATGGGATCCCCAGTAATAGACTCAGaatatatctggattatgaggctgggcagatctccttttatgccctgtgtgaccccatcagacacctccacaccttcactgctACCTTCGTGGAGCCCCTGCATGCTTTGTTATATGTATTTTATATGGATAACCGTATAACGATATCTGGGGGAGCCAGGGGGCGTAAGAGATCCGCCCACTGGTGA